The Spirulina subsalsa PCC 9445 region TTTAGAGTGCCTATGGCTGCTCTCCCCCGTTCCCCGTTCCCTAGCCCAGTTATTCAGCAAACCCTATAATAGGACTAAAACACCCCACGGATTTCTATGAACGTCCTGCGTCGTCGAACATGGTTAGGCTGGCTGCAACTGAGCCATGAACCAAGTCGCTTACTGGTTGCCCTAGCGGGGATTGCCTTTGCAGATGTCCTGATGTTTATGCAGCTAGGCTTTCAAGCGTCTCTGTTTGATAGTAATACTCGTTTGGCTCGCACGCTCAATGCTGATGTGATTCTTGTTAGTCCGAAAGCCAAAAATAGCCAAAATCTCTCTACCTTTAGCCGTCGTCGCCTCTATCAAGCGCTAGATGTTCCGGGTGTTACTCAAGGCACTGGCCTTTATTCTAATCTGTTGACTTGGAAAAACCCCCAAACTCGTCAAGATACGGTGATTCAACTGATCGGTTTTGATCCGGATCATACTCCTTTTGATCTCCCAGACCTCAAGACAAAACAGGATTTGCTCAAACTCCCGGATGTGGTGCTTTTTGACCGACGATCTCGGGGGAGGTATGGGGAGGTGATTAGCCAGTTGGAAGCGGGGCAAGTGGTGACGACGGAGGCTGAGGGGCGCACCCTGTCGATTCAAGGTATTTTTAGCTTGGGGGCTTCTTTCGGGGCGGATGGGACGTTGTTGGCCAGTGATCAAACGTTTCTTAGGATCTTACCTCGTCGCAATTCGGGCAGTATTAGCCTCGGATTGTTACAGTTAGCCCCAGAGGCAGATCCGGAGGAGGTGGTGGCACAACTGCGCGCTAGGTTGCCGGAGGATGTAAATGTTTTGACTCAAGGGGAATTTATGGCGGCGGAAAAGCGGTATTGGCAGACGGAAAGCCCCATTGGGTTTATTTTCACGATGGGAACGGCGATGGCGTTTGTGGTGGGGGTGGTGATTGTCTATCAGGTGTTGTCTACGGATGTGAATGCCCATTTACAGGAGTATGCGACGTTTAAGGCGATGGGCTATCGCCATCGGTATCTGTTGGGGGTGATTTTTGAGGAGGCGGTGATTTTAGCGCTGTTGGGGTTTATTCCGGGGTTTATTCTGCCGATGGGTCTTTATCGGGTGGCGGCGAGGGCTACGGCGTTACCTATTGCGATGACGGTTCAACGGGCGTTAATGGTGTTAGGTTTGACGCTGTTGATGTGTTTGTTATCTGGTGCGATCGCCACTCGTCGATTACAAGGGGCCGATCCGGCGGATATGTTCTAATGTGCTGGAAGTGAATCTGATGTCAAACCCTAACTCGGTCGTAATTACCATTGCTCACCTTGACCATGCTTTTGGGGTGGGGGAGTTGCGGAAACAGGTTCTTTTTGATATCCACCTGACTCTACAAGGGGGGGAAATTGTGATTATGACCGGACCTTCAGGATCGGGGAAAACCACGCTGTTAACGCTGATAGGGGGCTTACGTTCGGTTCAGAAGGGCAGCTTACAGTTTTTGGGCTTAGAACTCTGTGGGGCGACGGAACGGCAACGGGTGGAGGTGCGCCGTCATATTGGCTATATTTTCCAAGCCCATAATCTCCACGGGAGTTTAACGGCGTTACAAAATGTGCGGATGGGTTTGGAGCTTCATCGGCAATACTCGGTGGCTGAAATGGAACAACGGGCGAGTCAGGCGTTGGAAGCGGTGGGGTTAGGCGATCGCCTTTCCTACTACCCCGCCAACCTTTCCGGTGGTCAACGGCAACGAGTGGCGATCGCCCGCGCCCTCGTCAGTCAGCCCAAACTCTTGCTGGCCGACGAACCCACCGCCGCCCTGGATCGTCAATCGGGGCGGGATGTCGTGACTCTCATGCAGCACCTCGCCCAGGAACAAGGCTGTACAATCCTCCTCGTCACCCATGACAATCGCATTTTAGATGTAGCGGATCGGATTATTGAAATGGAAGATGGTCGTCTACTGTCCTCCGGGAGGTTAGATTGATGGGGCGTTAATTAACTAGATAGCTAAACAAACACCTTCATGAGCGTTAACGGAATGACCTCAATGGGCAGAACCTCCCTCGCGGCTCCGAGTGCGATCGCCTCCTTGGGCATTCCAAACACCACACAACTCTGTTCATTTTGAGCAATGGTATAGCCCCCGGCCTGATGAATCGCTAACATCCCATCCGCCCCATCCCGCCCCATCCCCGTCAACAAAACCCCCACCGTCGCCCCCCGATAAACCCGCGCCACCGCCTGAAACGTCACCGTCACCGAAGGACGATGCCCCCCCACCCGCATCCCATTGGAATAGTGAAAACGCCCCAAAGCATCTAACTCCAAATGAAACTGTTCCCTAGGGAAATAAATCACCCCAGCCCTTGGTGTTTCCCCTTGTTCAGCAATGCGAATCGGTAAATGACATTGATGCCCCAACCAATCTAATAATCCTTGTAAAAAACCCTCACTGATATGCTGCACACAAAGCACCGGAGCGGGAAAATCATTGGGTAACGGGCTTAACACCGTCCGCAACGCTTGAGGCCCCCCAGTAGAAGCCCCCACCGCTAAAACTTTCGGTTTCGTTGGTAAGCTATAACGGCGACTGGGGGGAGGGGTTTGGATGACCGGAAGAGTCGGAGGGTGCAAAGAACGGGGGGGAGGAATCCGGGATGCAGTCGGGAGACTCGGTGGACTCGGTGAAGGTGATACCTCGTGACTCGGTACAGCACCAGGATCGGAGCGCCGTCTACGGGTAAACACCCGTACCCCAGACAATACCTGAATTTTATTAATCAGTTGGTGTTTAACGGCCTCATATTCTGTCGTTCCCCCCACCCGAGGTTTCGGAAAAATATCCACCGCCCCCGCATCCAACAGTTCAAAAACATTTTCGGTGTCTTCTTCCTGCACCGAGGCACTGATCACTAAAATGGGACGGGGTTTCGTGGCCATTACCTCCATCGTGAACTCTAGCCCGTTCATGCGGGGCATATGTAAGTCAGTACAAATTACGTCCGGTTGGAGCTTGTTTAACAATTCCAAGCCTTGTATTCCCGTTTCTGCCATCCCCACGACTTCAATATTGGGAGCAGAGTCTAACATTCGTTTGAGAATGGAACGGGCGATGGGGGAATCTTCCACAATCAGGACTTTAATCGCCATAAGTCATACAAAATC contains the following coding sequences:
- the devC gene encoding ABC transporter permease DevC; its protein translation is MNVLRRRTWLGWLQLSHEPSRLLVALAGIAFADVLMFMQLGFQASLFDSNTRLARTLNADVILVSPKAKNSQNLSTFSRRRLYQALDVPGVTQGTGLYSNLLTWKNPQTRQDTVIQLIGFDPDHTPFDLPDLKTKQDLLKLPDVVLFDRRSRGRYGEVISQLEAGQVVTTEAEGRTLSIQGIFSLGASFGADGTLLASDQTFLRILPRRNSGSISLGLLQLAPEADPEEVVAQLRARLPEDVNVLTQGEFMAAEKRYWQTESPIGFIFTMGTAMAFVVGVVIVYQVLSTDVNAHLQEYATFKAMGYRHRYLLGVIFEEAVILALLGFIPGFILPMGLYRVAARATALPIAMTVQRALMVLGLTLLMCLLSGAIATRRLQGADPADMF
- a CDS encoding DevA family ABC transporter ATP-binding protein translates to MSNPNSVVITIAHLDHAFGVGELRKQVLFDIHLTLQGGEIVIMTGPSGSGKTTLLTLIGGLRSVQKGSLQFLGLELCGATERQRVEVRRHIGYIFQAHNLHGSLTALQNVRMGLELHRQYSVAEMEQRASQALEAVGLGDRLSYYPANLSGGQRQRVAIARALVSQPKLLLADEPTAALDRQSGRDVVTLMQHLAQEQGCTILLVTHDNRILDVADRIIEMEDGRLLSSGRLD
- the cheB gene encoding chemotaxis-specific protein-glutamate methyltransferase CheB, with translation MAIKVLIVEDSPIARSILKRMLDSAPNIEVVGMAETGIQGLELLNKLQPDVICTDLHMPRMNGLEFTMEVMATKPRPILVISASVQEEDTENVFELLDAGAVDIFPKPRVGGTTEYEAVKHQLINKIQVLSGVRVFTRRRRSDPGAVPSHEVSPSPSPPSLPTASRIPPPRSLHPPTLPVIQTPPPSRRYSLPTKPKVLAVGASTGGPQALRTVLSPLPNDFPAPVLCVQHISEGFLQGLLDWLGHQCHLPIRIAEQGETPRAGVIYFPREQFHLELDALGRFHYSNGMRVGGHRPSVTVTFQAVARVYRGATVGVLLTGMGRDGADGMLAIHQAGGYTIAQNEQSCVVFGMPKEAIALGAAREVLPIEVIPLTLMKVFV